In the genome of Blastopirellula marina, the window AAAGGAGCAACGAAATTGTATGGGAAGTTTTGCAGTGCCAGAGGGCCTCGTAGCCGAGTTGGCCATGCTGCGTAGAATAGAAAGCACTCAGTCCAACAGAATTAGTCCCTTCGATCGGTCCGTAAAATGTCGCAGTACAACCCACTCAACGATTCGGAACGCCACGTGATTCACCACAAGGGGACCGAATACCCGCACACTGGCGAATACACCGACCACGAGGAAGACGGCACGTTCATTTGCCGGCAGTGCAACTTGCCCATCTATCATTCGGAAGACAAATTCCATAGCGGCTGCGGCTGGCCCAGTTTTGACGAGCACCTTCCTGATGGCGTAAAACGTGTCCCTGATGCCGATGGCCGCCGAACCGAAATCGTGTGTGCCAACTGCGGAGGGCACCTTGGGCATGTCTTCGAAGGAGAAGGGTTTACCTCCAAGGATACGCGGCACTGCGTGAACTCGATTTCCATGCGATTCATTCCCGAGGGTGAACCCTTGCCGGAAGTAATTCGCCCGAAGTAGCACCACCAGGAAATGTCCGCTCTAGGCATGGCAAATAAAATGCATGTCTTGCATAATAAATGCTCGCACCATGTATTATTTGCATCGACCAGACATCGTAGGCCATGCCCATGGAAATCGAGCAGCTTCAGCAGTTTCTTAAAGTGGCCGAACTGGGCAACTTCACGCGGGCAGCCGAGTGCCTGGCGATCTCACAGCCGGCACTGAGCCGTTCGATTGCCCGCCTGGAAGAAGCCCTCGGGCAACCGCTGTTCGAGCGACAATCACGCAAGGTCACGCTGACCGATGCCGGGCAACTGTTATTACCCAGGGCACATCGTATCGTCGCGCTGGTCGACGACACCAAGGCCGAGATCTCCGACGACGGCGAAAGCGGACGCATTCGCCTGGGGGCAATTCCGACGATCGCTCCGTTCTTTCTGCCGGAGATGCTGAGCCCATTTGCTGAATCGTTTCCCAAAGCACAGTTGACCGTCCAGGAAGACACGACCGACAATCTTCTGCGACGGTGCCAACAAGGGGAGATCGATCTGGCGATCCTCGCCCTGCCGATTTCGGCGAAGCACTTGGAAGTAGAAGCCCTGTTCGAAGAAGAACTGCTGCTGGTGCTGCCGGTCGATCACCCGCTGTGCGCAAAGAAGCAGATCAAGTTGGCGGACGTCGAGCCGTATCCATTCATCCTGCTGGATGAAGCTCACTGTTTGTCTGATAACATTGTGACCTTCTGCCGCCATCGATCGTTCAACCCTGTCTCGGTCGAAAGAACCAGCCAGTTGGCAACGGTGCAAGAGCTTGTTTCACTACGGCATGGCGTTTCGATGATTCCTGAAATGGCGAAACAGTTGGACATGAGCAAGCGTCGCGTTTACCGATCATTATCTGGCACGAAGCCAACACGCACGATCGCCATGATCTGGAACCCGTATCGATTCCAATGCAAACTGCTGGATCGATTCAAAGACCACGTTCGCCAATTTGCTCACGAGTTTCCATCGAAGCCCACTTAG includes:
- a CDS encoding methionine-R-sulfoxide reductase, with the protein product MSQYNPLNDSERHVIHHKGTEYPHTGEYTDHEEDGTFICRQCNLPIYHSEDKFHSGCGWPSFDEHLPDGVKRVPDADGRRTEIVCANCGGHLGHVFEGEGFTSKDTRHCVNSISMRFIPEGEPLPEVIRPK
- a CDS encoding LysR family transcriptional regulator, translated to MEIEQLQQFLKVAELGNFTRAAECLAISQPALSRSIARLEEALGQPLFERQSRKVTLTDAGQLLLPRAHRIVALVDDTKAEISDDGESGRIRLGAIPTIAPFFLPEMLSPFAESFPKAQLTVQEDTTDNLLRRCQQGEIDLAILALPISAKHLEVEALFEEELLLVLPVDHPLCAKKQIKLADVEPYPFILLDEAHCLSDNIVTFCRHRSFNPVSVERTSQLATVQELVSLRHGVSMIPEMAKQLDMSKRRVYRSLSGTKPTRTIAMIWNPYRFQCKLLDRFKDHVRQFAHEFPSKPT